A stretch of the Aegilops tauschii subsp. strangulata cultivar AL8/78 chromosome 4, Aet v6.0, whole genome shotgun sequence genome encodes the following:
- the LOC109762964 gene encoding uncharacterized protein, giving the protein MMDSDASSDEEYGPTELDQMIQDELFDSSNSDEEVDTIMLMSMQGEMDWQVECILNFKGSIKGRRVINRDRVSGAKLLHNDYFAPTPAFPDDPWFHCRFRMRKLLFLRIVEGLEAHDDYFKLRRDCCGQLSFSAKQKCMASLRMLALGTAADAVGEMVRMGESTCLKTTVNFARAVVELFGPEYLREPNAQDTEKLLAIGEARGFLGMLGSIDCMHWQWKNCPKGLRGMYQGHTRKATIIL; this is encoded by the coding sequence ATGATGGATTCCGATGCTTCGTCGGACGAGGAGTATGGACCGACGGAGCTTGACCAAATGATTCAAGATGAGTTGTTCGATTCGTCGAATTCAGACGAAGAAGTGGACACGATCATGCTCATGAGCATGCAAGGGGAAATGGACTGGCAAGTGGAGTGTATTCTCAACTTCAAGGGCTCAATCAAAGGGAGAAGAGTGATCAACCGGGACAGGGTGTCCGGAGCAAAACTACTGCACAATGACTACTTTGCTCCCACACCTGCTTTCCCGGATGATCCATGGTTTCATTGCCGTTTTCGCATGCGAAAACTATTGTTTTTGCGCATTGTGGAGGGATTGGAGGCACACGACGACTACTTCAAGCTGAGAAGGGATTGCTGCGGCCAACTCTCTTTCTCAGCCAAGCAGAAGTGCATGGCTTCTCTGAGGATGCTTGCACTTGGTACTGCTGCAGACGCCGTTGGTGAGATGGTTAGGATGGGGGAGAGCACGTGCCTCAAGACTACTGTCAATTTTGCTCGCGCCGTGGTTGAGTTATTTGGGCCGGAGTATCTCAGAGAACCAAATGCGCAGGACACAGAGAAGTTGTTGGCTATTGGAGAGGCAAGGGGGTTTCTAGGAATGCTGGGATcaattgattgcatgcattggcaATGGAAAAACTGCCCCAAAGGTCTGCGGGGAATGTATCAAGGTCACACCAGAAAGGCCACCATCATACTATAA